A portion of the Salmo trutta chromosome 1, fSalTru1.1, whole genome shotgun sequence genome contains these proteins:
- the LOC115198616 gene encoding phospholipase A2-like encodes MPALYRIPLLFSVVIASMALQRPPRTKRGLLELAGVIKCSTGRSALAYMMYGCYCGLGGQGWPRDKADWCCHKHDCCYGDAETAGCRTKTRKYQWTCEDRTAECDDLKDKCEKILCKCDREAAKCLRKAPFIRKYAMWPDFLCGCTLPTCNIY; translated from the exons tggtGATAGCCTCTATGGCACTGCAGAGGCCCCCACGAACTAAGAGAGGGCTACTGGAGCTGGCAGGAGTCATCAAGTGCAGCACAGGCAGATCAGCCCTGGCTTATATGATGTATGGCTGCTACTGTGGACTGGGGGGTCAGGGCTGGCCCAGGGATAAAGCAGACTG GTGTTGTCACAAACATGACTGCTGCTACGGAGATGCAGAAACTGCTGGTTGCCGAACCAAGACAAGAAAGTATCAATGGACATGTGAAGACAGGACTGCAGAATGTG ATGACCTCAAGGACAAATGTGAGAAGATTCTCTGCAAATGTGACAGGGAGGCAGCCAAATGCTTGAGAAAGGCACCTTTCATACGGAAATATGCTATGTGGCCAGACTTTCTCTGTGGGTGTACACTGCCGACATGTAATATCTACTGA